Part of the Arachis hypogaea cultivar Tifrunner chromosome 6, arahy.Tifrunner.gnm2.J5K5, whole genome shotgun sequence genome, TTCCCCTTTTATTATCATCACCGTCCGGCATTCTCAGTCTGCCGATTTTGCTTCTGGGGAAGAAGAAGACAACGACAATGGCGACGTCGAAGTTCGAGTACCCAAGGCTTTCAAGACCAGAGATAATCACAACCTTAGCGCAATTGCAGATTGCCAACATGATTGAGCAAGACTTCATCCACCCAAACCCTGACTTGATCTTCGAACTCTATACTCGCCTCCTCCTCCACCTCGACTTTCTTGAGTACTAATTAGTTACTCTTTCTTCGTTTTTGATTCTGTTACGAGTTAGTTTTCTTGCGTTTACCTGAATTCTGTTACTCAAAAAAGTTAGTTACGATGCACCATTCTTATTTCCGTTTTGTGTTCTCGAATTTGCGAGTTGGTGTCTCTGTCAACAGGGAAGAGAATGAGCAGCTTGATTTTGAAGCGGTGTCGAATTTCGACGATCCTGAACTTCACATGGAGTCCATCCGCGCTATAAAACTGCACTACAGGATTAAGGAGGTGCTGGCCATACTCGAGTGCCCTGGGAAGTTCACGTTCACGTTCGCTGATCTCCTTATGCCGGACACTCAGCGCACCGAGTTTTTCATCGGCGCTATTGTCAATTTTGTTCTCTATAGGTGGATACTTCTTTGCCCTTTTTATAGAAAGTTAGGAGAAACTGATAAGCATTTCTTAGCACAATAATCCAAGCGATTGCATTCATATATGTCTCTCATATACTTTTAGAGATGGTTTCTTCATAGTTCATAGACTCTGTAGGGAAATTAATCTTTGGTGTTGGCATAACTGCCTAGTTGTCATACTTGTTGCTTGTTTTCaattctcattttcttttcttcaattaAAAAATTGTAGGGAAGGGAAATTGGTTGAGATATCAAAAATTGGAGACGAAGTCAGCGCTCTGGAGGAGCAGCGAATAAATTTGGAGGAGAATGAGATTCCTCAGGTTTATTTGTGGATGGATCACATAATCATTATTGAATTTACTTGAGTATTATTAGCCTTTCTTGACCGTTTCTGGTTGCAGGTGAAATCAGAGATTTCCAACTTAAATGAAGCTAGGGAAAAAGAGATGGCTGTTGTTCAGGAGGTTGATGCAAAGGTTGCGGAACTTCGTAACACTATCATGACCCTTAATAAAAATCAGGTGTCACTGAGGACTACTTTAAAGAAGTCAAAGGACCAGGCAGAAGAAATGGATGCGAAGGTGAGTTTATTGTCCCTTATCATATCATCTGTAGCTTTGGTCTATAGAAGCTTATCATTGTGAGTTATCAAATCTTATGCCTCATTGGCTTATTCTTGGTGATTTTGGATGGTATATGGGCAGAACATCTATAGAGGAGTAAAAATTTATTTCCTTTCAATAGATAATGCAACTTCTGAATACATTACAAGCTAATTATAACAATCAGCAATGAATGGTTAACCTTATCATGGGCTTATTCTCCATTTCTTAATGCAGATTTCTAATGCTGAATTTACACTGTCACAAAATGCTCAAGAAAATGAGAATCTACGTTCAAAAATTGCCCAATCACCTGACAAAATTCAGGTACAAGTTCTATCTGTTTCGTATCAATAATTAGCATCGATTGCAAATTAACTTTGTTGATGATGTTCACTTCATTGTTCTTTTATAGGCATCACCTAAGTTAATTGCTTTTATGTTCTTTGCAACCAATATGTTGTCTACTTTTCTCCCTGCAAGCCTGCTTTTGTGAACATTAAACTGGAGATTATTGGACTACTTTACTGTCTTCTTAGTAATTTAAGTATGATCAGATACTAATGCTTTCTATTTTTTAAGTGTCTGCGTGATGAAAATTGCCATGAAATAAGCTACTTCTTTTTAATCATTATTTGTTTATtacttttttgtatttatgttAAATTGTGTTTTGTTATGTGAGGTTTGAACTAAACTGTTCTGTTCTGTTTTGTTAATGATGCAAGTTAACATGTTCTGTTTGCATAACTGACTAATTGTTatgtttctttattgttgtgTAGAGACTTAAGATATTTTCTCTGCCTATTCACTAATGTAATTTATCTTCTCTAATTTTTGCTAAAGAGGGCTTTAGAAGAGAAGAAATTAGCTCGAGAAGAGGCAATGAAAGCTGAAAGGTTGGCAATGCAAACTTTCCATGAGAAGACTTCTCTCCTTGAAGTTTATTCCAAGGTATATTGTTCCAGGGCAGGTCTTTTTTTTTCCCTCATCTGTATTTTAGGCAGCAGTAAAGTAATCTAGTATagacattttcttattttgttttcttcttcttatactATGAAAAAGCTTAGGTGGCCACCATAGTATTTCTAATTCCTGATTGTTGTTTTCTGTTAAGAGTTCGTAGTTAGGATACTGCTGCCTAGCTTGAAAGAAATCATTTTAGACAGCAGAGCAGCAGACTTCACTTTCCAAAATAAGTTTTCTGTTTTATTATTATGAATTGTGTTTTTCCACTCTATGAAACCAAGATGCCTATATGTTGTCTTTCCTGACAccccccctcctcctcctcctcctcttcttcttcagtgtCATACTCTATGAAATCAATTtatctttttaacttcttttcTTAGGTTGGCAAGAAAATGTCAAAGCACCACAAGCAAATGCTGGCTATAAAGGAACAGGTATCAACGTACTTTTGCCATTGGAGTTCTGCTTTCATTCTGTCTTAGTGATTGAAAATATAATATGAATTCTCCACATTAACATGGTCCATGGAGAGAAAAGCTGCttcttttgttatatatatatatataacttcctTCAATGATTACTATTGTGCAAAACCTCTTGTAGTCTTGTTTGATATCTGTAGCACTTCATATAGGTAAATTCTGCTAAATCGGTTGAAAAGGAGCTTAAAGCTTTGAAAGCTAAACTTAGCGATGAACAAGTATTGGAGAAGTCCCTTGAGTCCAAATTGGCTGAAAAACAAAGTAAAGGTACATTCTTGGGCAGGCAATGCTTGCATTTCCTTTTCcaatttatattgctatttttacaGAAGACATTGCTGAAAGCTGTTCACAAATGACCTAAATTATTTTCACCCAATGctgtatttttctcttcaaacTTTTCAATGGCATCTGTTTACTGAAATGCGGCATAACTATATGCTAGATTATTTTGTAATGCTTTTTTAAGTATAAAACCGTGCAACTTCTCTACTTGTTTCCCTTCCTTAGTTTTGCAGATGGAAGAAACGAAAAGGCAGGTAGAGAAAGAGTGCACTATTATGCGggaaaaatcaacaaaatactTAAATGGTACAACGTCCGATGTGGAATATAAAAAACGTGATATTGAAACAAGACGGAGAAATGTTGAGGCCGTGTTAGAAGAGGTACAATTTCTGAGTTTCATAATAAAGAAAGTAATTTGTGACGAAAGATTGAATTTTTGTTATTTCTTCTGCAATTGATAGGTGGATGCTACAAATGGTCAAATAAAGTCGGTAAAGGAATCTGGAGCTGCTAGAGTGGAACTGTTAGGTCACAAGTCTGAAGAGATAATCGAAGAGGTACATGGTCAATTGTTTACTTTTTACTATTTGTGTATGTTCTAGTCTCCTTATTGCCTTGAATAGCTTTACAGTGCATCCATAATGCCTCCTTAATCACAAGGAAATGAAAATTAAGATTCATGATTTGAGCTATATTTGTTATACTTATACctactacagaagtccaattttCTAAGAGCTTAAATCCTTACTCTTAGCACTGATGAGATTGAAAATTTAGTGGTGGTGTAATAATGAATGAGAAATAGCTAACTATAATGCATTGATTGTTGCAGTTTCGAAAGTATGCAAACTCGATTGCACTTGTGGTTGAATCTGGGCCAGAAGGCGTTGGTTTTGATATTTAACATCGGAAGCAATTTGCAATACATCCTTTACTTTTGCTAAAACACAACAGTGAAGCATCTTTATttcattttgtatatatatatttttatgaagaTAATATAGACCTGAAGTTTGTGATCTTTGATGAAAGGGCAGTATGGACAAATCAAACTATTTCTTCCTGGCTTCTTTTAGCTTATGCGTTTTGGTTATGGCTCATGATCTAGTTAGTTCTTGTTCATGCATGTCACTTTATTAGAAAATAGGCAGATTTATCCTCTAAATTTTGTATCTTAAATTTGAAATTGAGATATCTGGGATCTGGATGCCTAATTGCCTGACTAGACCAAAAACAAAGTTTTGGTTCCGACATATATTTAAGGCTACTAATAAGATAAAATGCATTTTGGATACAAATAGTCCATTTTAAGTATTGTGTGTAGAAAAAATCACTTATGATATTATTATTGGGCCGTCGAAGGGAACTCTCGATTACCGGAGAGATTTcggagaggaatcaagtgagataatataagatgagaagacaccacatttAACTCGAAACTTTAAGATAGTAAATTAATGAGTCTCTCAACTTCTCAttatttcttgctttctttgatgtgggactaatttCATACACTCTttacacttgcaacattaacaaaTACATGTATGTGTACGTGTACGTGCGTAACGTAAAATTTTCTCAATACTAACCTTTTTGTAGGATAttataaacttttttttgttgtttctaaaatattaaggtagcgtttgttttgaagtATTGAGACGGAGACTGGGACTAAGTATATTTGTTAGTCTAGAAACTgttactaaaattttagtttgtctccaaaatttcagtcaGTACCTTCAAAAAGTAAGAACACAGatgattgaaattttaataacattttatacataaaatatctcaatttcaattaattaatttcaactttattttttgtgcaaattaaattaaaacttcattcttattttaatctttattttctCACCTTACATCAAACACAATACTAAAACTTAAGTTTTAGTCTCTCTGTCTTTATCTCTCTTTCAAATGTTACCTAATGGTGATTGCATGATCTATTTCCAATTCTTTACTAAGAATTCAACACAACTATTACATTAGTCACACTATGTACCAATTTTCATCTtggaaattggaaaagataagcaAGGATAATGAATTGCCTAGCATCATAACAAAGTTATTGTCATGCTGTTGACGCACTATAATGAAGTTGGACCAAGGAAGCATAAAAACCATCCTCCATGCTAATGAGGGTCTCATGCCTTCCTTTTTCCACAATAACTCCATCTTTAACTACAGCAATGACATCTGCATTTTTAACTGTGGATAGACGATGTGCCACAACCACAGTGCTTCTATTCACAATCACTTTGTCTAATGCATCTTGAACAACTCTCTCCGACTCTGCATCCAATGCACTTGTGGCCTCATCAAGTAGCAATATCTTTGGACTCTTTATTATAGCACGTGCAATGGCTACACGTTGCTTCTGCCCACCAGATAACTGTATTCCCCTCTCTCCCACCACAGTATCATAACCCTATTACACCAAATCCAAAAACCATAACTCAACTGAAAAACACAAATACGAACGAGTTGAGTGTTGTTTTTACCTGTTGTAAGGCACTAATAAAGCCATGAGCATTGGCCAGTTCTGCTACTTGTATGATTTCTGCTTCAGTTGCATTGCCTCCTTTACCATATGCAATGTTGGCACGAATGGTGTCATTGAATAATACTGGCTCTTGACCTACAAGCCCTATCTGCTGCCTCAACCACTTGAGCTGCAATTTCTGAATTTCTATCCCATCAAGTGTGATTTGACCAAAATCTGGATCATAGAATCTTTGTAACAAAGCAATCACTGTGGATTTCCCGCTTCCACTCTCACCAACAAGGGCCACTGTCTGGAAAATTTGATTGAAATGGTTAGTTTGATAACATGAAATGGAGCTTGAAAGAAGAGTGCTTAATTTACTTTGCCAGAATGGATGGTCAAACTTAGGTCTCGAAAAATCTGTATATCCGGTCTAGATGGATACTTAAAGCCTACATGGCGAAACTTAATTTCACCATTTACATTATCCAGTGTTGTCCCAGACTCATCACTTGGATCTATCTTTGACTTCATATCAAGAAGTCCAAATATGGAAGCAGCAGCTGACTTGGCTTTGCTAGAATCAGGTGCAAGTGAGCTTGATTGGGAAATTGCGTTAGCTGCCATAGTTAAAGCAAAGAAAACCTAAGACAAATCCAAAGAAGGAAGCTTTTAGTGAAGAAATATTGAAAATTCAGGTGCAAGTGCTAAAAAGAGTTAGTACTAAGTACCCTTAAAACATCTGAGAATGATGCCTTGCCATCCTTCACAAATCTAGCTCCAGCATAGAAACAGGTTGCATAGACACAATAGAGAAGAAAAAATGAAACCCCGAATCCTATTCCACTGATCAAGCCTTGCCTTATTCCTGTTTTCCTTGGACCTTCACatttcttcttatagaattccataACTTTCTCTTCAGCGCAGAAAGATGCCACTGTTCTTATGCTTCCAACTGCATCGTTAGCAACCTGGCTCGCTTCCTCATACATCCGCTGCATAAAAATATGCATATTATCATAGGATTTTTCGCTGAGTCTAATAAACCATGAAGTACTTTCATAGCCAAGTATTGAGATGGAAAAAGTCTCACCTTTGCATCTGAACTGAAGCCTTTCAAGAACTTCATTTGAACATATCCATTCAATCCAACAAGAGGGGCTATGACAACAATGATCAACGCCAATTGCCAGCTTGCAATGAAAGCAATGATCAAGCCTGTACATGCTGTTGCAATATTTTGAACTAGTAGTCCTAATGCATCCCCAACAAGGGCACGAACAGATGTAGCATCCGTCGAGAGCCTTGAACCGATTGCACCACTCGAATGATCAGCCTCATCAAACCATGAAACCTCCATGTTGATCACCTTCTCAAAACATAGCAATCTAATGCGCTGGATTAGCTTATGGCCAGCCACAGAGAAAAAGTATCCTCTTGCTATAAGAGCAATTAAAGATGCAAGTCCAAGGGTCACAAACATTAGTGCCCAAAACCTTGAGTCCTTTTTTAACTCATTGAATGGTTCATAAAATGTTTTGATGGCACTAGAAAGCAACAAACCAAACACTGGCCATATAGCACCATTTGCTGTGGCAGCTATAGATCCCATAAGAAGCACTGGAATCTCTGGTTTGTTAAGGGAAAAAAGCCACCATAGTGGAACCTCTTGTGATGGTACATCCTCTTCTCTTGGAGTTTCAACTTTAGGATCAAGGATATTAGCTCCTGTAGGTATGCCGAAGGAAGTCGAGTGGCGGCTACTGCTACCAATAGATGATTCTGATCTTTGAAATGACCACCTTTTACTTTTTGAGAGTTCAGACTTGTTTTGATTGTCTGCATTCTTTAATGAATCCTCCTCTCTTACCTCTTGTAAACGTATAAGCTGAGAGTAAGCTCCTTCGGGGTCCTTGACTAATTCAACATGTGTTCCTGATTGATAAACATGAAGTCagttacaaatatatatatataaaacaattttatCATGATGAGAGAATCCATGTCTTATCTTTGCATGCTCTGTACCTTTTTCAACCATTTTCCCTCTATGAATTACAGCAATCATGTCTGCATTCCTCACGGTGCTTAGGCGATGAGCTACAATAACAGTAGTTCTGTTGATCATGATCCTGTCTAGGGCCTCTTGCACTATTCTTTCAGATTCTGCATCAAGTGCACTTGTGGCTTCATCTAGAAGCAAAATCCTTGGATCTTTTAGGATAGCTCTTGCAATGGCAATGCGTTGCTTCTGTCCACCAGATAGTTGTGTTCCATGCTCACCAACCATTGTTTCCAATCCCTATATACACATCACAAGGTTATAAAGCATTTAAATAAGTTTACTTAACGAGTTACAAAGATTATGAATCCAAAAATTCCTTTTATATTGTAGAACCTTTGGCAGTTTATCAATGAAATTAGCAGC contains:
- the LOC112695664 gene encoding kinetochore protein NUF2 homolog isoform X1, whose product is MATSKFEYPRLSRPEIITTLAQLQIANMIEQDFIHPNPDLIFELYTRLLLHLDFLEEENEQLDFEAVSNFDDPELHMESIRAIKLHYRIKEVLAILECPGKFTFTFADLLMPDTQRTEFFIGAIVNFVLYREGKLVEISKIGDEVSALEEQRINLEENEIPQVKSEISNLNEAREKEMAVVQEVDAKVAELRNTIMTLNKNQVSLRTTLKKSKDQAEEMDAKISNAEFTLSQNAQENENLRSKIAQSPDKIQRALEEKKLAREEAMKAERLAMQTFHEKTSLLEVYSKVGKKMSKHHKQMLAIKEQVNSAKSVEKELKALKAKLSDEQVLEKSLESKLAEKQSKVLQMEETKRQVEKECTIMREKSTKYLNGTTSDVEYKKRDIETRRRNVEAVLEEVDATNGQIKSVKESGAARVELLGHKSEEIIEEFRKYANSIALVVESGPEGVGFDI
- the LOC112695664 gene encoding kinetochore protein NUF2 homolog isoform X2 — its product is MESIRAIKLHYRIKEVLAILECPGKFTFTFADLLMPDTQRTEFFIGAIVNFVLYREGKLVEISKIGDEVSALEEQRINLEENEIPQVKSEISNLNEAREKEMAVVQEVDAKVAELRNTIMTLNKNQVSLRTTLKKSKDQAEEMDAKISNAEFTLSQNAQENENLRSKIAQSPDKIQRALEEKKLAREEAMKAERLAMQTFHEKTSLLEVYSKVGKKMSKHHKQMLAIKEQVNSAKSVEKELKALKAKLSDEQVLEKSLESKLAEKQSKVLQMEETKRQVEKECTIMREKSTKYLNGTTSDVEYKKRDIETRRRNVEAVLEEVDATNGQIKSVKESGAARVELLGHKSEEIIEEFRKYANSIALVVESGPEGVGFDI
- the LOC112695665 gene encoding ABC transporter B family member 11, which gives rise to MGRENGYKRDDETSSSENQKETVPYFKLFSFADSTDILLMIVGTIAAIGNGMGMPLMTLIFGQMANVFADNLYSEDIVNQVSKISLKFVYLAIGIGVAAFLQVVCWMVTGERQAARIRGLYLKTILRQDIAFFDKETNTGEVIGRMSGDTVLIQDAMGEKVGKFVQLIATFVGGYVISFVRGWLLTLVLLSALPILAIAGAALAITIEKMATIGQNAYAKAAHVVEQTIGSIRTVASFTGEKKAVSSYEKRLEDAYKSGVSEGIAAGMGFGVVTCVIFCGYALAVWYGSKMIMEKGYNGGMVINVMVAALSASMSLGEASPCLSAFASGKAAAYKMFQTIERKPEIDAYDPTGKTLEDIHGDIELRDVYFSYPARPEELIFNGFSLHIPSGTTAALVGQSGSGKSTVISLIERFYDPQAGEVLIDGINIREFQVRWIRGKVGLVSQEPVLFASSIKDNIAYGKEGATIEEIKVATELANAANFIDKLPKGLETMVGEHGTQLSGGQKQRIAIARAILKDPRILLLDEATSALDAESERIVQEALDRIMINRTTVIVAHRLSTVRNADMIAVIHRGKMVEKGTHVELVKDPEGAYSQLIRLQEVREEDSLKNADNQNKSELSKSKRWSFQRSESSIGSSSRHSTSFGIPTGANILDPKVETPREEDVPSQEVPLWWLFSLNKPEIPVLLMGSIAATANGAIWPVFGLLLSSAIKTFYEPFNELKKDSRFWALMFVTLGLASLIALIARGYFFSVAGHKLIQRIRLLCFEKVINMEVSWFDEADHSSGAIGSRLSTDATSVRALVGDALGLLVQNIATACTGLIIAFIASWQLALIIVVIAPLVGLNGYVQMKFLKGFSSDAKRMYEEASQVANDAVGSIRTVASFCAEEKVMEFYKKKCEGPRKTGIRQGLISGIGFGVSFFLLYCVYATCFYAGARFVKDGKASFSDVLRVFFALTMAANAISQSSSLAPDSSKAKSAAASIFGLLDMKSKIDPSDESGTTLDNVNGEIKFRHVGFKYPSRPDIQIFRDLSLTIHSGKTVALVGESGSGKSTVIALLQRFYDPDFGQITLDGIEIQKLQLKWLRQQIGLVGQEPVLFNDTIRANIAYGKGGNATEAEIIQVAELANAHGFISALQQGYDTVVGERGIQLSGGQKQRVAIARAIIKSPKILLLDEATSALDAESERVVQDALDKVIVNRSTVVVAHRLSTVKNADVIAVVKDGVIVEKGRHETLISMEDGFYASLVQLHYSASTA